Within Theileria orientalis strain Shintoku DNA, chromosome 4, complete genome, the genomic segment TTGTTTGCCACTTTAAGTATAGCACCAGGCGCGTGCTTTCCAGTTTCGGAAAAGTTATTTATGATTAAAGCGTCGACGTTGGACCAAGAGGTGGTCTTGTTGAACACGTCTTGTATTAAAGACGAAAAATGATTTTTGTTTGTTAGTAGTCTCGAGGTAAATCTAATCATAtatgattattttaatcaataaaaCAAGAATAttagtacacatttaaacaatatttgcaaaataattgtttaaaagATGAATTGCTACGTTGTAATGGTAGtgtttgtatataaaaattgattAAGAAAGTGAgttataacaataataaactaatagTCATGTTGATATActtaatacaaatacaataaaatgaataaatcCTGAATATTCATATCTTTATGAACAAGTAGTACAATCATGGGGTCTAGCATATAAGAGACTAATACACAAATCATATACTatcatttaattaaatattttgttgCCTTTTAGGGTGTGTTAATATTTCTAAATACattatacaatattgttttgtcgtttttaatatattaatatcaaTTCAtccaaataaatttttacgATGATTTCTAAACTGTGTACCATTAATAATACACTTGTTCGGAGGGTTAGCCTCGCTTCAGTAAGCCGTGCTAATTGGAGATTCCAAAACGTTTCCGTTACCTCTTTTGCAACCTCTCACAAGAGACCTGAAAATCCAAAATTTTTCAACGACCCTTCCGAAGTTAAGCCTTATGTTTTGGGACTGCGCTACACTGAGTTCACAAAGGACCTCTACATGGCCACTGATTCTCCTGTTATTCCTATTTTCCAGGTTATGAAGACGGATGGCACTCTTCACGAAGGACACACCAACCCCTTTGAATCAGACGATAAGGTTAAAGAGCTACTTAAGACCATGGTGCGACTTAGTGTTTGGGATAACCTCTTCTACAACATACAGAGACAAGGTAATTGCGTATATCATATCGattacatatacacactttttCTCAATATATCTGACATTTCAATAGGGAGGATATCTTTTTACATCCAAAACCAGGGAGAGGAGGCTCTTCAGTTGGCCGCAGGACTCGCTCTTAAGCATCAGGATCACCTCTTCTGCCAGTACAGGTACGGgcattattttaactatattATAGGGAGATGGGAGTTTGCTTTGCCAAGGGTTGCTCAGAGGATGATTTCCTGGCACAACTCTTCTCGTAAGTTTTTCTCGATTAAATTATTCTTTAGCACTCACAGGGATGAGGGCAAGGGGAGACAGATGCCAATTTCGTACTCTAAGAGGAGCGTTAACCTGCACACAATCACAACTCCTCTCTCCTCTCAGATTCCTCAAGCATCCGGTACAGGCTACGCGCTGAAAATGGCAGGAGAGGACGCAGTATCAATAGTGTTCTTCGGAGAAGGCGCAGCCTCAGAGGGCGATTTCCATGCTGCGGTTAACTTCGCAGCAGTTCGTCAGAGTCAGACGATCTTCGCCTGCAGAAACAACTCGTACTCCATCTCTACCCCCGTTAGGGACCAGTACATTGGAGATGGAATTGCAATCAGAGGTCTAGCGCTTGGAGTTCCGTCTCTTAGGTAACCTTAAACTGACATGACGTTTATTTAGAGTCGATGGCAACGATTTGTTTGCATCGTACATTGCAAGTAAACACGCCAGGGAATACTGCGTTAAACACTCGACACCAGTCGTGATTGAGTACATGACCTACAGGTAAATCCCACACACATGATAACCTCAACTTTAGAATTGGGCACCACAGCACTTCTGACGAGTCATCACAATACagaggaaaaggagaatTTGAGGCTTGGGCGAAAGATGGAGTTAATCCGATAAgtatgtaatattttatcttttaatCAATTTGACTTTTTATTCTAGAGCGCGTCGGACTCTATCTTGAATCAAAGGGCATGTGGTCAAAGGCCGAGGAAGACGCTTTGAAGAAGGAAGCCACCTCCTATATGCTCAAGAAGATAAAGGAATACGAGAACCTCAGCGCCGTCGACGTGGTCCCAGGACTCTTCGACGACGTTTACGACAAAGCACACCCACAACTCGACGTAAGAACCATTATATACACTATTTATGATTGTTTACACACAGaataatcattttatatcattgcgttaattaatatgtgttttaatttatatttgtagCAACAAAGGGACGAGTTGAGGTCACACCTTGAGAAGCACAAGGACAAGTATGACATGTCCAAGTTCAAAGACGTAGGAAAATAAGCAATCCTTCATATTCTAATTCAAATTGTTTTTCACACgaacaaatatacaatgtgatttaaaaatgtgttgatTATCCTATCACCAcgtattttatattcacaCAGAGACATTTgcatatatgtatataaagtttaacttataaaattaaacaatttttaatgttttatttttgtaacGTTTGtttcttttaattatttttatatagatattttaataaaaattgtcTCAAATAGGTTGTTTTTTCATAAAAGATAATGTATTTgtttacaaaattattttcaattgatatattgtatttatataaattaattacagaaataatttttttaacattaacatataaaaaattataattaagtttaaacattaatcCTTTTAAAAGAGATACGATCCCTTAGAGCTCTTTAGGTAGTCTATGAACAGGAGAAAAACTGATAATCCGACTAGCGCTGTGCAAAGAATTCTGTGATAGAATGGGAGGCTCTCCTTGCTGGTTTTCTTTAATGAGTCTTGCGTTTTTTCTATGTTCGTTATCGATTCCTGGACGTTGGTGTTGATAATTTGGTGCAGTTCGTTCTGCTGCTCTACAGTTCCCGTTAGCTTCACGAACATTGAGGAAATTTCAGTCAGTCGCTCCTGCACAGAGTTTATAGCCTGAAGCTCGTTTGCTTTTATTTGTTCGTTTATGCTATTCACTGTCCGTGCGTGCTCCTGTTCAAGTGTGTCTGACACCTGTTGTGTATCAAGCTCAGAATGGTCTATGTAGTTGCTCGATATGTTGTATGCTCCCCTTTCGTATGTGAGCGATCCTTGTGATAAGCGTGAATTATTACCAACAAAgtctttatttataatattattgtcCGATcgtaatgtgtatttttgaTTTGATGATGTTGATACCCCTAGTATGTTTGGATCTGGAGATGAGTATTCTGAGTTATCTGAAATTGATTGTgacatttgtttttcagaTAAATCACAGTCAGATTGAGATTTGTTAcatgttttaataaaatgcGATAAGTATGTATTTGGTATAGAGTCGTTGCTTTTCGATGAATCAATGTTCCTAACTTCACTGAGGTTCTCCGTCATCACCTTAACTGTGTTAATAACCGA encodes:
- a CDS encoding branched-chain alpha-keto acid dehydrogenase E1; this encodes MISKLCTINNTLVRRVSLASVSRANWRFQNVSVTSFATSHKRPENPKFFNDPSEVKPYVLGLRYTEFTKDLYMATDSPVIPIFQVMKTDGTLHEGHTNPFESDDKVKELLKTMVRLSVWDNLFYNIQRQGRISFYIQNQGEEALQLAAGLALKHQDHLFCQYREMGVCFAKGCSEDDFLAQLFSTHRDEGKGRQMPISYSKRSVNLHTITTPLSSQIPQASGTGYALKMAGEDAVSIVFFGEGAASEGDFHAAVNFAAVRQSQTIFACRNNSYSISTPVRDQYIGDGIAIRGLALGVPSLRVDGNDLFASYIASKHAREYCVKHSTPVVIEYMTYRIGHHSTSDESSQYRGKGEFEAWAKDGVNPIKRVGLYLESKGMWSKAEEDALKKEATSYMLKKIKEYENLSAVDVVPGLFDDVYDKAHPQLDQQRDELRSHLEKHKDKYDMSKFKDVGK
- a CDS encoding uncharacterized protein (t-SNARE domain containing protein), which produces MDKSYEFKRKSLYWNSVLKSDSDNLNTFYNDDSTIDRYSMLSSLLFNRLLSLESLLSPYTVFNDEQSFKFNKFGILTLPNTNNLHTFVTSKRLLFNKIGIESIVHDTMILGEMINQMDESLVNDTNKSNKSNSLRKHREGINSCLKYLFQILKDDVQNYQRLKLKFESSVINTVKVMTENLSEVRNIDSSKSNDSIPNTYLSHFIKTCNKSQSDCDLSEKQMSQSISDNSEYSSPDPNILGVSTSSNQKYTLRSDNNIINKDFVGNNSRLSQGSLTYERGAYNISSNYIDHSELDTQQVSDTLEQEHARTVNSINEQIKANELQAINSVQERLTEISSMFVKLTGTVEQQNELHQIINTNVQESITNIEKTQDSLKKTSKESLPFYHRILCTALVGLSVFLLFIDYLKSSKGSNKRYKNKTLKIV